From a single Oreochromis niloticus isolate F11D_XX linkage group LG3, O_niloticus_UMD_NMBU, whole genome shotgun sequence genomic region:
- the LOC102075710 gene encoding myelin-oligodendrocyte glycoprotein — MASLTLSSLCWALLILFVVVFAADAQNTVTAEPGQDVVLPCRVSPDKTIRAVKWSRADLGKEYVLLFRDEQLDPEEQHVSFKNRVDLQDRQMKDGDVSLILKNVTTADDGSYNCDIFNGVTDSWESINTVSLTVSGQTGELTVAPVGLIAGLSVPAVLLVAAVVGFVCYRKHKQQNRDFN, encoded by the exons ATGGCTTCACTAACACTCTCGTCTCTCTGCTGGGCTCTGCTGATCCTCTTCGTCGTGGTTTTCGCCGCTGACG cCCAGAACACTGTTACAGCTGAGCCTGGACAGGACGTAGTTCTACCATGTCGAGTATCACCAGACAAAACCATCAGAGCTGtgaagtggagcagagctgacctggggaAGGAATATGTGCTTCTGTTCCGGGATGAGCAGCTGGATCCAGAAGAGCAGCATGtgtcttttaagaaccgggtggatctgcaggacagacagatgaaggatggagacgtatctttgattctgaagaatgtgacgaCTGCTGATGATGGATCATACAATTGTGATATTTTCAACGGAGTGACAGATTCATGGGAGAGCATCAACACCGTCAGCCTGACTGTttcag gtcagacaggagaaCTCACAGTTGCACCTGTTGGACTCATCGCTGGTCTGAGTGTTCCTGCTGTGcttcttgttgctgctgttgttggttttgtgtgctacagaaaacataaacaacagaaCCGGGATTTTAACTAG